From Paenibacillus sp. GP183, one genomic window encodes:
- a CDS encoding small acid-soluble spore protein H — MNTQRAKEIVSSPNMTNVTYQGMSVYIQHVDEQNEMARIYPLDQPENEQSVPLRNLVEH, encoded by the coding sequence ATGAATACACAACGAGCGAAAGAGATCGTTTCTTCACCGAATATGACTAATGTGACCTACCAAGGCATGTCTGTGTATATTCAACACGTGGACGAGCAGAATGAAATGGCAAGAATCTATCCGCTTGACCAGCCGGAGAATGAACAAAGCGTTCCTTTAAGAAACTTAGTTGAACATTAA
- a CDS encoding DNA polymerase IV has translation MSETGEKVIFLADCQSFYASVEKAEHPGCKNKPVAVAGDPRRRSGIILAACPIAKRFGVTTAERLGEALIKCPELVIMRPRMQHYINVSLMITQIYKEFTDLVEIFSIDEQFLDVTGSLSFYGDPVTIAAAIQRKVLQQTGVWVRVGISSNKILAKIATDIWAKKNKSGIFTLPKSDVESTLWEQPVNKMFGVGSRMTAHFARLGMYTIGDIARTPLPRLKERFRARFGKQSDIHAEVMWRTANGLDDSPVTPGTFNAAPKSIGHMMTLPRDYTENSEVETILLELTEEVCRDCRRKGYMGWVVSISCMCSPYEAPTGFSRQMKMPDPTNNTNAVFEAAKMLFYRYWDKMPVRRIGVTISNLVDDLGYQLTLFEDQVKSRALDKATDLIKDRYGSGAIVRASSATASGQAQERAQKIGGHYK, from the coding sequence ATGAGCGAAACCGGCGAAAAGGTTATATTTTTGGCGGACTGCCAGAGCTTCTATGCAAGTGTGGAGAAGGCCGAGCATCCCGGATGCAAGAACAAGCCTGTAGCTGTGGCCGGTGATCCGAGGCGCCGTTCAGGCATTATTTTAGCCGCGTGCCCGATTGCCAAAAGATTTGGAGTGACCACGGCCGAACGGCTCGGCGAAGCCTTGATCAAGTGCCCCGAGCTGGTGATCATGCGTCCCCGCATGCAGCATTATATTAATGTTTCGCTTATGATCACGCAAATCTACAAGGAGTTCACCGACCTTGTCGAGATATTTTCGATCGACGAGCAGTTTCTCGATGTAACCGGAAGTCTGTCCTTCTATGGCGACCCGGTTACGATTGCGGCCGCTATTCAGCGAAAGGTTCTTCAGCAAACGGGAGTGTGGGTGAGAGTCGGCATCAGCTCCAATAAAATTCTGGCCAAAATCGCAACGGACATCTGGGCGAAAAAGAATAAAAGCGGGATTTTTACATTGCCCAAATCCGATGTGGAATCTACCCTGTGGGAGCAGCCGGTGAATAAAATGTTCGGGGTCGGATCGCGGATGACGGCTCATTTTGCGCGGCTCGGCATGTATACGATCGGGGATATTGCGAGGACGCCGCTGCCGCGGTTGAAGGAAAGATTTCGGGCGCGTTTCGGGAAGCAAAGCGATATTCATGCCGAGGTGATGTGGAGGACGGCGAACGGCCTGGATGACTCTCCCGTCACTCCGGGGACGTTCAATGCAGCGCCCAAGTCGATCGGCCATATGATGACCCTGCCGAGGGATTACACGGAAAACAGTGAGGTCGAGACGATTTTGCTGGAGCTCACCGAGGAGGTTTGCCGAGACTGCCGCCGCAAGGGGTACATGGGCTGGGTGGTTTCCATCAGCTGCATGTGCAGTCCTTATGAGGCGCCAACGGGGTTTTCGCGGCAAATGAAGATGCCTGATCCGACCAACAACACGAACGCTGTCTTTGAAGCGGCCAAAATGCTGTTTTACCGATACTGGGATAAAATGCCGGTGCGCCGCATAGGGGTAACGATCAGCAATCTGGTGGATGATCTGGGCTATCAATTGACGCTGTTCGAGGATCAGGTGAAGTCCAGGGCTTTGGATAAGGCTACGGACCTCATCAAGGATCGTTACGGCAGCGGGGCTATCGTCAGAGCTTCATCGGCAACGGCTTCAGGGCAGGCCCAGGAGAGGGCACAGAAGATCGGAGGGCATTATAAATGA
- a CDS encoding CAP domain-containing protein translates to MRFRKSVLTGILALSTIIGAGAASAASYTVKSSDTMSLIANRNGISLSSLIKANPQISNPNNIWPGLVLNIPGASYSPPSPPKSTGSTTPKSTGSTISVSSYANQVVSLVNKERANAGLSALSSDSALSSMALAKAKDMYNNNYFSHTSPTYGSPFAMMTAFGIKYSYAGENIAMGQRTPQEVMTAWMNSAGHRQNILSPNFAKIGVAYYNGEWVQEFTK, encoded by the coding sequence ATGCGTTTCAGAAAGTCCGTTTTAACCGGTATTCTTGCACTAAGTACGATCATCGGAGCCGGAGCCGCTTCTGCTGCCTCGTATACGGTAAAAAGCAGTGATACCATGTCGCTCATTGCCAATCGCAATGGAATTAGCTTAAGCAGTCTTATTAAAGCTAATCCGCAGATATCCAACCCGAATAACATTTGGCCGGGATTGGTTCTAAACATCCCTGGAGCAAGCTATTCCCCTCCAAGCCCTCCGAAGTCTACGGGCAGTACCACACCGAAGTCAACGGGCAGTACCATATCTGTTTCCTCATATGCGAATCAAGTTGTTTCCTTGGTTAACAAAGAGCGTGCCAATGCAGGACTCAGTGCTTTATCTAGCGACAGCGCATTGTCGTCGATGGCTTTGGCAAAAGCCAAAGATATGTACAACAACAATTATTTCAGCCATACATCCCCTACCTACGGCTCTCCCTTTGCCATGATGACAGCATTTGGCATTAAATATAGCTATGCTGGCGAGAATATTGCCATGGGTCAAAGAACACCGCAGGAAGTTATGACTGCCTGGATGAACAGCGCAGGACATCGTCAAAACATTTTAAGTCCGAATTTCGCTAAAATTGGTGTTGCTTATTACAATGGCGAATGGGTACAGGAATTCACGAAATAA
- a CDS encoding pentapeptide repeat-containing protein, translating into MFQYTDQTYEEVDFSQADQRDGELLGCTFVKCLFRGTHLEEVTTKGCSFIECDFTGAMFNASIHTGSAFTNCQFQEANLFVAKFDECKMVGSDFTKAQLDGITIRGGDWSYTNLRYANLSKQDLRGIRLIEADLYECNLEKTDLRSSDLTRAQMAKVKLQGADLRGALLDGIDFKALDIKGARLDITQAVLLARSFGAKVE; encoded by the coding sequence GTGTTCCAGTACACGGACCAAACCTACGAAGAAGTCGACTTCAGCCAAGCAGATCAAAGAGATGGTGAGCTGCTTGGCTGTACGTTTGTAAAATGCCTGTTTCGTGGAACTCACTTGGAAGAAGTCACGACAAAGGGATGCAGCTTCATCGAATGTGATTTTACGGGAGCGATGTTTAATGCTTCCATTCATACGGGTTCGGCCTTTACCAATTGCCAATTTCAAGAGGCGAACCTGTTTGTCGCCAAATTTGACGAATGTAAAATGGTAGGCTCTGATTTCACAAAAGCCCAATTGGACGGTATTACGATCCGTGGCGGAGATTGGTCTTATACCAACCTAAGGTATGCCAATTTATCAAAACAGGATTTGCGCGGCATACGCCTGATAGAGGCTGACTTATATGAATGCAACCTGGAAAAAACAGACTTAAGATCTTCTGACCTCACACGTGCGCAGATGGCCAAAGTGAAGCTGCAAGGCGCGGATTTGCGCGGAGCCCTGCTTGATGGCATTGATTTTAAAGCTCTGGACATTAAAGGCGCACGACTGGACATCACACAAGCTGTCCTTTTGGCGAGATCGTTTGGAGCAAAGGTCGAATAG
- a CDS encoding pyridoxamine 5'-phosphate oxidase family protein — protein MGKSFPAILPEHEAFIKKQHIFFVGSAPLNAEGHINISPKGHDVLRIFSPTEVAYLDLTGSGNETSAHIEDNGRITIMFMALEGPPEILRLYGTGRVILPDMAEWDELAQHFDLLPGARQIIFIHVHEVKTSCGYSVPFYSYTGERDTLQKWAAQKGEQGLIDYRQQKNSTSMDGIVTPLGKRFSGAKEAGHS, from the coding sequence ATGGGAAAATCTTTTCCGGCTATTCTACCCGAACATGAAGCGTTCATAAAAAAGCAGCACATCTTTTTCGTTGGCTCAGCGCCTCTAAATGCGGAGGGCCATATCAACATTTCACCGAAGGGGCACGATGTGCTGCGGATTTTTTCGCCGACAGAAGTCGCTTATCTGGACTTGACGGGCAGTGGGAATGAAACGAGTGCGCACATCGAGGATAATGGCAGAATTACAATCATGTTCATGGCATTGGAAGGTCCTCCCGAGATTTTACGTCTCTATGGGACTGGGCGTGTCATCCTGCCCGACATGGCGGAGTGGGATGAATTGGCTCAGCATTTTGATCTGCTTCCAGGCGCCAGGCAAATTATTTTCATTCATGTCCACGAGGTGAAAACATCCTGCGGGTATAGCGTGCCTTTCTACTCCTACACGGGCGAACGCGATACGCTTCAGAAGTGGGCTGCACAGAAGGGCGAGCAGGGTCTGATCGATTATCGTCAGCAGAAAAATTCCACAAGCATGGATGGCATAGTGACTCCCCTTGGCAAGAGATTCTCCGGGGCGAAAGAGGCAGGCCACTCATGA
- a CDS encoding permease — translation MPIRIYRFGLNFIAAVCFLLVFFILVDKGLPQFSIASSDYLHSFKTMFISILLEAIPFILLGVILSSLLQVFVSEQTISRIIPKNPILGILFACVMGIIFPMCECGMIPVVRRLIMKGMPVYIAIVFICTGPIINPIVYASTFLAFRSRPEIAYSRMGLAFAVAFAIGLILYRYVKKNPLRQNKSNRIEPHSHHHHHEHHDHGHSHGGRVATFFVHASDEFFEMGKYLIFGSLITAGIQTFLARDLLVGIGQGPLSSHLFMMGFGYVLSLCSTSDAFVASSFTNTFTAGSLLTFLVFGPMLDFKNTLMLLSIFKTRFVLILSILIAITVLSGSLIVERLFFMQG, via the coding sequence ATGCCTATTCGTATATACCGTTTTGGACTCAATTTCATAGCCGCTGTTTGTTTTCTGCTTGTATTTTTTATCCTGGTCGATAAAGGTTTGCCGCAATTTTCCATCGCGAGCTCGGACTATTTGCATTCTTTTAAAACGATGTTCATCAGCATACTGCTCGAAGCCATCCCTTTTATCCTGCTCGGTGTGATCCTCTCTTCGCTGCTTCAGGTGTTTGTTTCCGAGCAAACGATCAGCCGCATCATTCCCAAAAACCCAATCCTCGGCATTTTGTTCGCTTGCGTGATGGGCATTATTTTCCCCATGTGCGAATGCGGCATGATTCCGGTAGTTCGGCGCCTGATTATGAAGGGCATGCCTGTTTACATCGCCATTGTCTTTATCTGTACCGGCCCGATCATTAACCCCATTGTCTATGCATCCACGTTTCTTGCGTTTCGTTCCCGCCCGGAAATCGCCTATTCCCGGATGGGTTTGGCCTTTGCTGTCGCTTTTGCGATCGGATTGATTTTATATCGTTATGTGAAAAAGAATCCGCTGCGCCAAAATAAGTCGAACCGCATTGAACCTCACAGCCACCATCACCATCATGAGCATCATGATCATGGCCATTCACACGGCGGCAGAGTAGCGACCTTTTTTGTTCATGCTTCCGATGAATTTTTCGAAATGGGCAAATATCTCATATTCGGTTCACTGATTACCGCAGGCATTCAGACCTTCCTGGCCCGAGATTTGTTGGTGGGCATCGGTCAGGGCCCATTAAGCTCACATCTATTCATGATGGGGTTCGGTTATGTGCTTTCGCTGTGCTCCACGTCGGATGCCTTTGTGGCTTCGTCTTTCACCAATACGTTTACCGCAGGCTCCCTGCTGACGTTTCTGGTGTTCGGTCCGATGCTCGATTTCAAAAACACCCTGATGCTTTTATCGATTTTTAAAACCCGATTCGTCCTGATTCTGTCGATACTCATAGCCATTACCGTGCTAAGCGGCTCCTTGATCGTTGAACGATTATTTTTCATGCAAGGATAA
- a CDS encoding D-2-hydroxyacid dehydrogenase family protein, with protein MKLRCAVLDDYQQVALTIADWSSISDQVEIESFNRHFMDEDELISKLSHFEIIVIMRERTPFRAALFARLPRLKLLVTTGMWNASIDLEAAALHGVTVCGTSGNSEPTVELTWALILGLARNLVQENNALRNNGPWQSTLGTDLHGKRLGLLGLGKIGSRVARVGLAFGMEVMAWSQNLTKDRTDQAGVQLAASKEELLKSSDFVSIHLVLSERTRGLIGTSELQQMRPSAYLINTSRAPIVNQAAFIEALQKGWIAGAGIDVYDMEPLPEDDILRSLQNVLTTPHLGYVSKGNYHTFYQGAVEDIQAFLSGAPIRKLS; from the coding sequence ATGAAACTCCGCTGCGCTGTACTCGATGACTATCAACAAGTCGCCCTGACCATAGCCGACTGGTCTTCTATCTCTGATCAGGTGGAGATCGAATCCTTTAACCGGCATTTTATGGATGAGGATGAATTGATTAGCAAGCTCAGCCATTTTGAAATCATTGTGATCATGCGCGAACGCACTCCTTTTCGTGCAGCACTGTTCGCACGCTTACCCCGTTTGAAACTGCTGGTTACGACGGGCATGTGGAACGCATCTATCGATCTCGAAGCGGCAGCTTTGCACGGTGTGACCGTTTGCGGCACATCTGGTAACTCGGAGCCTACAGTAGAGTTGACTTGGGCCTTAATTCTAGGACTTGCACGCAATTTGGTGCAGGAGAACAACGCACTCCGAAATAATGGCCCTTGGCAATCTACCCTCGGGACGGATCTCCATGGCAAACGGCTTGGGCTGCTGGGACTCGGCAAGATCGGCAGCCGAGTGGCTCGTGTCGGCTTGGCGTTCGGTATGGAAGTGATGGCGTGGAGCCAGAATTTAACCAAGGATCGGACGGATCAGGCAGGCGTACAATTGGCAGCGTCGAAAGAGGAGCTGCTGAAAAGCTCGGATTTTGTCTCCATCCACCTTGTGCTCAGCGAACGGACGAGGGGGCTCATAGGCACCTCAGAGCTCCAACAGATGCGCCCATCCGCGTATCTCATCAACACATCTCGTGCTCCGATTGTCAATCAAGCCGCCTTCATTGAAGCTCTGCAAAAAGGTTGGATCGCTGGGGCCGGTATCGATGTATATGACATGGAGCCTCTGCCGGAAGATGATATTCTTCGCTCTTTGCAGAATGTTCTGACCACACCGCATCTTGGTTATGTATCGAAAGGGAATTATCATACTTTTTATCAAGGCGCAGTCGAAGACATACAAGCTTTCTTGTCCGGGGCGCCGATTCGAAAGCTGTCTTGA
- a CDS encoding class I SAM-dependent methyltransferase yields MLRDDDIYEYISTKYDLLVSKEDYLNNISTTIFEIADFNNKDVADIGAGTGRLTCMVASQSKSMVAVDFAADMLKVTANKLSQRGLTNWKTSVSDLRQLPLEDQSIDIVMAGWSICYLCSSNHQEWKENLHLIMKEIHRVLRPNGTIIILETLGTGNEEPTPPDFLNQYYETLRDTYKFNHKAIRTDYHFDSVQQAAELCREFFGDWLGDRIVKEQSSIVPECTGVWWRIQEGDLSLI; encoded by the coding sequence TTGTTAAGAGACGATGATATTTATGAATACATTTCAACAAAATACGATTTACTCGTATCCAAGGAAGACTATTTAAATAACATATCTACAACAATATTTGAGATTGCTGATTTCAACAATAAAGACGTTGCCGATATCGGTGCTGGAACCGGAAGATTAACTTGTATGGTGGCTTCTCAATCTAAAAGCATGGTGGCAGTTGATTTTGCTGCAGACATGCTTAAGGTAACGGCAAACAAATTATCTCAAAGAGGATTAACCAATTGGAAAACGTCGGTTTCTGATTTAAGACAACTCCCGCTTGAAGATCAAAGTATAGACATTGTCATGGCAGGATGGAGTATTTGTTATTTGTGCAGTTCCAATCATCAAGAATGGAAAGAAAATTTACATCTCATCATGAAAGAAATCCATAGAGTTTTAAGACCGAACGGGACAATCATCATTTTAGAAACCTTAGGCACTGGAAATGAAGAACCGACACCGCCTGATTTTTTGAATCAATATTATGAGACGCTTAGAGATACATATAAATTTAACCATAAGGCAATTAGGACAGATTATCACTTTGACTCCGTCCAACAAGCCGCGGAATTATGTCGTGAATTTTTTGGAGATTGGTTAGGAGATCGGATTGTTAAAGAACAATCAAGCATTGTACCGGAGTGTACAGGTGTTTGGTGGCGGATTCAGGAAGGTGACTTATCATTAATATAG
- a CDS encoding SOS response-associated peptidase: MCGRYTIIVTLDELLRRYDVSGSIMPSHMPRYNVAPGQMVMAVINDGERNRLGELRWGLIPEWARDERIGYKMLNARAETLAEKPAFRNSLQRKRCLIPADSFYDWKRTDKGKQPMRILLRSKEVFSLAGLYDTWTSPDGSKISTCTVITTRSNEMMAEIHDRMPVILRPQEESIWLDRQVTQTDFLLPLLRPYEADEMYAYPVSDRVGNVRNDDEACVEEAALLL, encoded by the coding sequence ATGTGCGGGCGTTATACGATCATCGTAACTTTGGACGAGCTCTTACGGCGCTATGATGTTTCCGGTTCGATCATGCCTTCTCATATGCCCAGGTACAATGTAGCTCCGGGACAAATGGTGATGGCCGTGATCAACGACGGCGAGCGGAATCGACTCGGGGAGCTGCGCTGGGGGTTGATTCCCGAATGGGCGAGAGATGAGAGGATCGGCTACAAGATGCTGAATGCGAGGGCGGAGACACTGGCAGAGAAACCGGCATTCAGAAACTCTCTTCAGCGCAAAAGATGCCTCATTCCCGCCGACTCCTTCTACGACTGGAAACGGACAGATAAAGGGAAGCAGCCGATGCGGATCCTGCTGAGGAGCAAAGAGGTATTCAGCTTGGCTGGGCTTTACGATACCTGGACATCACCGGATGGGAGCAAGATCTCAACGTGCACGGTTATAACTACAAGATCCAATGAAATGATGGCGGAGATCCATGACCGCATGCCGGTGATTTTACGGCCGCAGGAGGAGTCCATATGGCTGGATCGCCAGGTTACCCAGACCGATTTTCTGCTTCCATTGCTGAGGCCGTATGAGGCGGATGAGATGTATGCTTATCCAGTGTCGGACAGGGTGGGCAATGTGCGTAATGATGATGAAGCTTGCGTTGAGGAGGCTGCCCTGCTCTTATAA
- a CDS encoding TIGR03943 family protein, with product MSENRFLSLHYFVRTFILLGFSSYIVFLSKSGALGYYIAPRMMIYVQASAVVLYIVSCYQGYMALRAYWGNRVVCDCEHTPSRSVMRNGIAYSLFILPLLVGFLLPNTAMSSALAEKKGMSLTGSSSNRVVSSAAKPAPTPIPSSSPSPSPNSGLSAAESSKPTASPTADPNLAQDQAAKSSSSTKTEAELDKMFKPADKWDEELASLAKELYKKDKIVVKPEIYLEVLSAIDLFKDPFIGKKIEISGFVYRENDLKENQFVVGRFVMQCCSADASPYGVLIDFPTAKNYAKDTWVTVSGTIQKTTYHDNEIFKIQASKVEKIPTPESAYVYPNFDPLSEVNK from the coding sequence ATGAGCGAAAACCGCTTCTTAAGTCTTCATTATTTCGTCCGCACCTTCATTCTGCTTGGCTTCTCGAGCTATATCGTGTTTTTGTCCAAATCCGGGGCGCTTGGTTATTATATCGCTCCGCGTATGATGATCTATGTTCAGGCTTCAGCCGTCGTGTTGTACATAGTGTCGTGTTATCAAGGGTACATGGCTTTGCGCGCCTATTGGGGAAATCGTGTGGTCTGCGATTGCGAGCATACGCCCTCGCGCTCCGTTATGCGAAACGGGATTGCCTACAGCCTGTTCATTTTGCCGCTGCTCGTTGGCTTTTTGCTGCCCAACACGGCCATGAGCAGTGCGCTCGCCGAGAAAAAAGGAATGAGCCTGACGGGTTCAAGCTCCAATCGAGTTGTTAGCTCAGCTGCTAAACCCGCTCCTACTCCCATACCTTCTTCTAGTCCTTCTCCCAGTCCTAACAGCGGACTAAGTGCCGCAGAAAGCTCCAAACCAACCGCTTCTCCAACTGCCGATCCCAATTTAGCTCAAGATCAAGCAGCCAAGTCCTCTTCCTCCACTAAAACCGAAGCTGAATTAGACAAGATGTTCAAGCCTGCGGACAAATGGGATGAAGAACTGGCCAGCCTGGCCAAAGAGCTTTACAAGAAGGACAAGATTGTCGTTAAACCGGAAATTTATTTGGAGGTTTTATCTGCGATTGATCTGTTCAAAGATCCTTTTATCGGCAAAAAAATCGAAATCAGCGGCTTTGTGTACCGTGAGAACGATTTAAAGGAAAATCAATTTGTCGTTGGAAGATTCGTCATGCAGTGCTGTTCAGCGGATGCCTCGCCATATGGGGTATTGATCGATTTCCCCACTGCCAAAAATTACGCAAAAGACACTTGGGTGACGGTTAGCGGCACCATCCAGAAAACAACCTATCACGACAATGAAATTTTCAAGATTCAGGCCAGTAAGGTGGAAAAAATTCCTACTCCCGAATCTGCTTACGTCTATCCGAATTTCGACCCGCTATCGGAAGTTAATAAATGA
- a CDS encoding metallophosphoesterase yields the protein MSSFDLISDIHLDFWVTPGWNAFKKKSLEEFIQKILPPQPSAVLIIAGDIGHDNKQNYKLLKALKEHYTYILLVAGNHDYYMLTPSIRYKFGFNSMNRLDDMKKRIKYLPNVLFLDGDVVTIDGTHYGGCGMWYDFQYAIQILNSNYPEIYEHWKSVSNDAKLTRGKPRDTKEMFYEEKRKLARILPYSDVIITHFSPDWSRSPQVGKLSKATSYYYFDGAPFFPLISKKIWCFGHMHRRMDYVNHDCRFVNASLGYPQENDGQSERAVQIRIPPKS from the coding sequence ATGTCCAGTTTTGATCTGATTTCGGATATCCATCTTGACTTTTGGGTGACTCCCGGTTGGAATGCCTTCAAAAAGAAGAGCCTGGAAGAGTTTATTCAAAAGATTCTGCCTCCCCAGCCTTCTGCCGTCTTGATCATCGCTGGAGATATCGGTCATGATAACAAGCAAAATTACAAGCTGTTGAAGGCGCTTAAGGAGCATTACACTTACATCCTGCTGGTAGCCGGCAATCACGATTACTACATGCTGACTCCATCGATTCGATATAAGTTTGGTTTTAATTCCATGAACAGGCTGGATGATATGAAAAAAAGGATCAAATATCTCCCGAACGTTCTCTTTCTGGATGGAGATGTGGTGACGATTGACGGAACTCATTATGGCGGCTGCGGCATGTGGTACGATTTTCAGTATGCCATCCAAATTTTAAATTCGAATTATCCCGAGATTTATGAGCATTGGAAATCCGTTTCCAATGATGCTAAATTAACGCGCGGAAAGCCTCGCGACACCAAAGAGATGTTCTATGAAGAAAAAAGAAAGCTCGCTCGAATACTGCCCTATTCAGATGTGATTATCACTCACTTCTCACCCGATTGGAGCAGGTCTCCGCAAGTGGGCAAGCTGAGCAAAGCTACGAGCTATTATTATTTTGACGGAGCCCCATTCTTTCCATTGATCTCCAAAAAGATTTGGTGCTTTGGGCATATGCATCGGCGGATGGATTATGTGAATCACGACTGCCGCTTCGTCAATGCCTCTCTTGGCTATCCCCAGGAAAACGACGGTCAGTCCGAGAGAGCTGTGCAAATCAGGATTCCGCCGAAGTCATAA
- a CDS encoding MmcQ/YjbR family DNA-binding protein, with protein MNIHDFSKGKPSRPYVNPAWQLLFKSLGTRKEDEHDFKVYLDRVNDEQSKKWLLESMIEVNGNKSWIEALRRVVPMITIDKVRQYALSLPESKEVEHWGKPSFRINNKIFAIIQEDGITLTIKTIGEDRMIFTTMDSKTYRIPDSFTNLNYMHVNLNHVDPEELKGLILKAWRSLAPKRLVKQYGDL; from the coding sequence ATGAACATCCATGATTTTTCAAAGGGGAAACCCTCAAGACCATATGTAAATCCGGCTTGGCAATTACTATTTAAAAGTCTTGGAACAAGAAAAGAAGATGAGCATGATTTTAAGGTGTACTTGGATCGAGTAAATGATGAACAATCAAAGAAATGGTTACTGGAAAGTATGATTGAAGTTAACGGAAATAAGAGCTGGATAGAAGCATTGAGGAGGGTTGTTCCCATGATTACTATTGATAAAGTACGGCAATATGCATTGTCCTTACCAGAATCAAAGGAAGTTGAGCATTGGGGCAAACCCTCATTTCGAATTAACAACAAGATTTTTGCTATCATTCAGGAAGATGGAATTACATTAACGATCAAGACAATTGGTGAAGATCGTATGATATTTACCACTATGGACTCCAAGACATACAGAATCCCGGATTCATTTACAAACTTAAATTACATGCATGTCAATCTAAACCATGTGGATCCGGAAGAATTAAAAGGATTAATTTTAAAAGCATGGAGAAGTTTAGCTCCTAAGCGACTAGTAAAGCAATATGGCGACCTTTAA
- a CDS encoding VanW family protein, protein MKPIKRSKLRLTLGTLYYRCKRYMEWYFGQTKFAKEIQNKPLAFTTFKHQTPLLRQLKEVEMWLQQNKIKNLKIAAQKIDGIIINPGETFSYWKLIGCPTSKKGYVEGMVLFYGGFKHGVGGGLCQLSNLIYWMTLHTPLEITERHRHSYDVFPDSNRSQPFGSGATCAYNYLDLRIYNPTEQPYQLNVYLTDDHLVGEWKSTLQPQYSYEIYEKDHKITQEYWGGYLRHNFIYRRVFKENKELVDDHYVTENHALMMYQPFLESGVSL, encoded by the coding sequence TTGAAGCCTATTAAAAGATCAAAACTAAGACTAACCTTAGGGACCCTATATTATAGATGTAAAAGATACATGGAATGGTATTTTGGGCAGACCAAATTCGCAAAGGAAATTCAGAATAAACCATTAGCCTTTACGACTTTTAAGCATCAGACCCCACTGCTTAGGCAATTAAAAGAAGTAGAGATGTGGCTTCAACAAAATAAGATTAAAAACCTCAAAATAGCTGCCCAAAAAATTGATGGAATCATAATTAATCCTGGTGAAACTTTCTCCTACTGGAAATTGATCGGTTGTCCTACCAGTAAGAAAGGATATGTGGAGGGCATGGTCCTATTTTACGGTGGATTTAAACACGGAGTAGGGGGTGGCTTGTGTCAATTATCCAATCTTATCTACTGGATGACTCTGCATACGCCTTTAGAAATTACGGAAAGGCATCGTCATAGTTATGATGTTTTTCCGGATTCCAATAGAAGTCAGCCCTTCGGCAGCGGCGCAACATGTGCCTATAATTATTTGGATTTAAGAATTTATAATCCAACTGAGCAACCTTATCAGCTTAATGTCTACCTAACGGATGACCATTTGGTTGGTGAATGGAAATCCACTCTTCAACCACAGTACAGCTATGAAATCTATGAAAAAGACCATAAAATTACACAGGAATATTGGGGCGGTTATTTAAGACATAATTTCATCTATAGGCGAGTGTTCAAAGAAAATAAGGAATTAGTGGATGACCATTATGTTACAGAAAATCATGCCTTAATGATGTATCAACCTTTTTTAGAATCAGGAGTGAGCTTATAG
- a CDS encoding GNAT family protein, with protein sequence MFTFVVNSEIELRILEVRDAEEVFNQIDKNREYLSMWLPWAYHSNFEDTKAYIQSELNRFAKNGGVTSGIFYKNKFVGCLSTHEIDWNNKKTSLGYWIAEEFQGRGIMTDSVKSMINYLFKVLGLNRIEIRACTENLKSRAIPERLGFKHEGTIRQAELNKERYLDHEVYGLLAE encoded by the coding sequence ATGTTCACTTTTGTGGTAAACAGTGAAATTGAATTAAGAATACTGGAAGTGCGGGATGCTGAAGAAGTTTTCAATCAAATAGACAAGAATCGTGAATATTTATCAATGTGGCTGCCTTGGGCTTACCATTCAAACTTCGAAGATACGAAAGCTTATATCCAATCTGAACTGAATCGATTTGCCAAGAACGGTGGCGTTACGAGCGGTATTTTTTATAAAAATAAATTTGTAGGATGTTTAAGCACCCACGAGATTGATTGGAATAACAAGAAAACATCGCTCGGATACTGGATTGCAGAAGAGTTTCAAGGACGAGGAATTATGACTGATTCCGTTAAAAGTATGATTAACTATCTATTCAAAGTGCTGGGATTAAACCGAATTGAAATTAGAGCTTGTACAGAGAACTTGAAAAGCAGGGCTATACCTGAAAGACTTGGATTTAAGCATGAAGGAACGATAAGACAGGCTGAGTTGAATAAAGAACGCTATTTGGATCATGAAGTATATGGACTTCTAGCTGAATAA